In a single window of the Dryobates pubescens isolate bDryPub1 chromosome Z, bDryPub1.pri, whole genome shotgun sequence genome:
- the CCL19 gene encoding C-C motif chemokine 19 — translation MQRLHLLCLSVLVLGHILDVHCGNNVLDCCLRTSEKPIPRRIVQDYQLQLLKDGCDILAVVFITTRGKRLCAPVEVPWVVRLQEKLDANPARKAKQQSQ, via the exons atgcagcGGCTGCATCTTCTCTGCCTCAGTGTCCTGGTGCTGGGACATATCCTGGATG TGCACTGCGGGAACAACGTCCTTGACTGCTGCCTGCGGACCAGTGAGAAGCCCATCCCACGGAGAATAGTGCAGGATtatcagctccagctgctgaaggATGGCTGTGACATCCTGGCTGTCGT GTTCATTACCACAAGGGGCAAGCGCCTCTGTGCCCCTGTCGAAGTGCCATGGGTGGTTCGCCTCCAAGAAAAGCTGGATGCCAACCCTGCCAGGAAG GCCAAACAGCAGAGCCAGTAG